One genomic region from Arthrobacter sp. FB24 encodes:
- a CDS encoding GAF and ANTAR domain-containing protein, with translation MASESTANTATSISQHLNELVLNSSDVEQFLHELARVSARSLSEPGDAVLCGITLLRHRKAATVASSSPEAQAMDEIQYAFGDGPCMTASRDQVTVHIKDLEAHERWPTYSTTVLGHGVRSILAVPFQLEGDTRAALNLYSHRPGRFEGKVLELAEDFVSQTSMALRLAVRFAHFSDTAANLKATLESRTAIDVAIGIIMAQNRCSQEEAFELLKAASSARNVKLHGVATAIVDSLGQGPTRTHFEL, from the coding sequence GTGGCCAGCGAGTCGACCGCAAACACCGCAACGTCCATCAGCCAGCACCTGAACGAATTGGTGTTGAACAGCTCGGATGTCGAGCAATTCCTCCACGAACTCGCGCGCGTCTCCGCGCGCAGCCTCTCCGAACCGGGGGACGCCGTCCTGTGCGGGATCACCCTGCTCCGGCACCGGAAAGCGGCCACCGTGGCCAGCAGCAGCCCGGAAGCACAAGCTATGGATGAAATCCAGTACGCCTTCGGTGACGGCCCGTGCATGACCGCTTCCCGCGACCAGGTGACGGTGCACATCAAGGACCTTGAAGCCCACGAACGCTGGCCGACGTACTCCACCACAGTCCTGGGGCACGGAGTCCGGTCCATCCTCGCCGTGCCCTTCCAGCTTGAGGGCGACACTCGCGCGGCGCTGAACCTCTATTCCCACCGCCCCGGCCGTTTCGAGGGCAAGGTCCTGGAGCTCGCCGAGGATTTTGTCAGCCAGACGTCCATGGCCCTCCGGCTGGCCGTGCGCTTCGCCCACTTCAGCGATACGGCGGCCAACCTCAAGGCAACGCTGGAGTCCCGCACCGCGATCGACGTCGCCATCGGGATCATCATGGCCCAGAACCGCTGCAGCCAGGAGGAAGCCTTCGAACTCCTGAAGGCGGCCTCAAGTGCACGGAACGTCAAACTGCACGGCGTGGCAACGGCCATTGTGGATTCCTTGGGCCAGGGACCGACGAGGACGCACTTCGAGCTGTAA
- a CDS encoding LacI family DNA-binding transcriptional regulator — protein MPTSKDVAEAAGVAQSTVSYVLSGKRPISEKTRRKVEAAIEQLTYQPNAGARALASRKTRVIGLVIPFIPELHMASIMEFVSVIASTARQYDHDILLVTEDEGAAGLRRVVGQQICDGLILMQVEGEDERLPVARTLNVPVVLIGIPRDPSGLVCIDADFEMAGEQCVRDLAAAGHSVISVIDWQPEVVERHVNYVDRFMLGTDSAARTLGVTVQHLPGGADRDTISASVDRALARTTGVPAFIAPDGTVQDILRRTLASRGLTPGVDVSVIGSASPTLAELQPVPLSTIDLRPAEVSRRAVKIICQLLDADSQGPHESLELVPTVITHRSSTLRPPHGA, from the coding sequence GTGCCAACCAGCAAAGACGTTGCGGAAGCCGCCGGCGTCGCCCAAAGCACTGTCTCCTACGTCCTGAGCGGCAAGCGGCCCATCTCCGAGAAAACCCGAAGAAAGGTCGAAGCGGCAATTGAGCAGCTGACCTACCAGCCCAACGCCGGGGCGCGGGCGCTTGCCAGCCGCAAGACCCGGGTCATCGGGCTTGTGATCCCCTTCATTCCCGAACTGCATATGGCTTCCATCATGGAGTTCGTCTCCGTCATCGCCTCCACGGCCCGGCAATACGACCACGACATCCTGCTGGTCACTGAGGATGAAGGAGCCGCCGGGCTCCGCCGCGTCGTCGGACAGCAGATCTGCGACGGCCTCATCCTGATGCAGGTCGAGGGCGAGGATGAGCGCCTTCCCGTGGCGCGGACGCTGAACGTACCGGTGGTTCTCATCGGCATCCCCCGCGACCCGTCCGGCCTCGTCTGTATAGACGCGGACTTCGAAATGGCAGGCGAACAATGCGTCCGGGACCTCGCCGCAGCGGGGCATTCCGTTATTTCCGTCATCGACTGGCAGCCTGAAGTGGTGGAACGCCATGTGAATTACGTGGACCGGTTCATGCTTGGCACGGACAGCGCGGCACGAACCCTCGGCGTCACCGTGCAGCACCTGCCCGGCGGCGCGGACCGGGACACCATTTCCGCTTCCGTGGACCGGGCCCTTGCTCGGACCACGGGTGTACCGGCTTTCATCGCACCGGACGGCACGGTGCAGGACATCCTGCGCCGGACCCTCGCGTCCAGGGGACTGACTCCCGGGGTGGATGTCTCGGTTATTGGCAGCGCCTCACCCACTCTGGCCGAACTCCAGCCCGTCCCGCTCTCCACCATCGACCTGCGCCCCGCGGAGGTCTCCCGCCGGGCGGTGAAAATCATCTGCCAGCTTCTCGACGCCGATTCCCAGGGACCACACGAATCCCTGGAGTTGGTGCCCACGGTCATCACGCACCGTTCCAGCACG